TTGCCGTCCGCGAGTGCCTTGGAGAAGGCTGCGTTGTTGGCGAAGTAGCCGACCGCCGGGGTGGAGGAGAAGATCTTCTGGTAGCTGGCCGTGATGGTCACGACGGCCGCGAAGGCCATCGGGACCGCCACGATCCAGAGGTACTTGAAGGAGCCCCTCTTGGCCGCGATGGCCAGGCAGACGGACAGGGCGATGGCGGCCAGCAGCTGGTTGGCGATGCCGAATAGCGGGAACAGCGTATTGATGCCGCCCAGCGGATCCGTGACGCCCATGATCAGCACGGCGCCCCACGCTGCGACCATCACGGCGGTGGCAAGCCACGCGCCGGGACGCCAGGAGTGCTCCTTGAACTTCGGGATGAAGTTGCCGATCGAGTCCTGCAGCATAAAGCGCGCGACGCGCGTGCCGGCGTCGACCGCGGTGAGGATGAACAAGGCCTCGAACATGATGGCGAAGTGGTACCAGAAGGCCATCATGGCGGTGCCGCCGATGAACTGCTGCATGATGTGGGCAAGGCCCACGGCGAGGGTCGGCGCTCCGCCGGTGCGGGAGATGATGCTGGTCTCCCCGACATTGGCTGCCGTCTCGGCAAGCATGTTGGGGCTGATGTTCACGCCGGACAATCCCAGGCTGTTGACCCAGGCGGCCGCGGTTTCCACGGTGCCGCCGGTGAGTGCGGCCGGGGAGTTCATCGCGAAGTAGAGCCCGCGGTCAATGGAGATCGCCGCGACGAGGGCCATGATGGCCACGAAGGACTCCATCAGCATGCCGCCGTACCCGATGAAGCGGGTCTGGCGTTCCTTCTCGATCAGCTTCGGCGTGGTGCCGGAGGCGATCAGTGCATGGAATCCCGAAAGCGCACCACAGGCGATGGTGACAAAGAGGAACGGGAACACCGCACCCGGGAAGACGGGCCCATTATCGCGGCTGGCGAACTCGCTGAAGGCCGGGACCGAGATTTCCGGGCGCACGACGATGACTGCCACGGCCAGCATCACGATGACACCGATCTTCATGAAGGTGGAAAGGTAGTCACGCGGAGCCAGCAGGAGCCAGACCGGCAGAATCGCTGCGATGAAGCCGTAGATGATGAGCGCCCACGCGATGGTGACCTTGTCCAGCGTGAAGAAGGCATGGCCCCAGTCAGTGGCGGCAACGGCGCCGCCGCCGATGATGGCGGCCATCAGCAGCACAAACCCGATCAGGGAAACTTCCATGATCTTGCCGGGCCGGATGAAGCGCAGGTAAACGCCCATGAAGAGGGCGATCGGGATAGTCATGCCGACCGAGAAGACGCCCCACGGGCTTTCGGCCAGGGCGTTGACGACGACGAGGGCCAGGATGGCGACGATGATCACCATGATCAGCAGGGTGGCGACCAGGGCGGCGGTGCCGCCGATGACGCCGAGTTCCTCGCGGGCCATCTGGCCCAGGGAGCGTCCGCCGCGGCGCATGGAGAAGAACAACACGACGTAGTCCTGGACGGCTCCGGCGAACACAACGCCGAAGATGATCCAGATGGTGCCCGGAAGGTAGCCCATCTGGGCGGCGAGGATCGGGCCCACCAGGGGTCCGGCGCCGGCGATGGCGGCGAAGTGGTGGCCGAACAGGACGTTGCGGTCCGTGCGGACGTAGTCTTTGCCGTCAGCTTTGTACTCTGCGGGCGTGGCCCGGCGGTCGTTCGGCTTGAGCAGGTAGCGCTCGATGACCTTGGAGTAGAAGCGGTAGCCGATCAGGTAGGTGCAGACCGCGGCGAACACGAACCAGATGGCGTTGACCGTTTCGCCGCGGACAATCGCGAGCATGAACCATGCCACGGCGCCCAGCAGGGAGATCGCGACCCAGAGTGCGATCTTGGCCGGCGTCCATTTGCGCTCTTCGGTTTCGAGTACAGTCGCGTCCACGGCGGTGGGCGGCAGGGTCGGGTCCGGCGTGATGCCGTCGTCGACCAGTAAGTTTTTTGGCGTGCCATCTGGCATTGTGCCCATGTCTCCTCCTTGAGAAACCCCAACTGGGCAAATCCACGACAGATGTGCCCCAAGGCACCCTACCAACCACGGCGATTCAAGGGTATGGCTTTGCGTTAGGCGGTTCAGTGGAGGCGATGAACGGCCGGGCAAAAGCGCCGAACGGCAGGGTTGTTACCGGACGGTGTTACTTTCCGGTACAGGCACTTGCCGGTACACGCCCTGGCGGTTGGGCGGGAGTCAGGCGGGCGGGACGGTCAACTGCATGAGCCGGGCCTCGCAGAGGTCCAGCCAGCGCACCTCGGCCTCGGTCTGGAAAATGAGTGAATCCAGTACCAGCAGCCGCGCGGTGTCGGTCGGGCGGTGCTGGGATGCCGTGTCTCGCCGGGCCTTGGTGTAGTCCTGCAGTGCCCGGATGGACACTGCGCGCTGGGCGTGGATGGCGGCGCCGAC
This DNA window, taken from Pseudarthrobacter sp. ATCC 49987, encodes the following:
- a CDS encoding carbon starvation CstA family protein, whose amino-acid sequence is MGTMPDGTPKNLLVDDGITPDPTLPPTAVDATVLETEERKWTPAKIALWVAISLLGAVAWFMLAIVRGETVNAIWFVFAAVCTYLIGYRFYSKVIERYLLKPNDRRATPAEYKADGKDYVRTDRNVLFGHHFAAIAGAGPLVGPILAAQMGYLPGTIWIIFGVVFAGAVQDYVVLFFSMRRGGRSLGQMAREELGVIGGTAALVATLLIMVIIVAILALVVVNALAESPWGVFSVGMTIPIALFMGVYLRFIRPGKIMEVSLIGFVLLMAAIIGGGAVAATDWGHAFFTLDKVTIAWALIIYGFIAAILPVWLLLAPRDYLSTFMKIGVIVMLAVAVIVVRPEISVPAFSEFASRDNGPVFPGAVFPFLFVTIACGALSGFHALIASGTTPKLIEKERQTRFIGYGGMLMESFVAIMALVAAISIDRGLYFAMNSPAALTGGTVETAAAWVNSLGLSGVNISPNMLAETAANVGETSIISRTGGAPTLAVGLAHIMQQFIGGTAMMAFWYHFAIMFEALFILTAVDAGTRVARFMLQDSIGNFIPKFKEHSWRPGAWLATAVMVAAWGAVLIMGVTDPLGGINTLFPLFGIANQLLAAIALSVCLAIAAKRGSFKYLWIVAVPMAFAAVVTITASYQKIFSSTPAVGYFANNAAFSKALADGKTSFGTAKTVPAMEAVIRNTAIQGWLSVIFVVLSIIVIVAALIATYKAFRNTKAGVINSDNEDPALPSRVFAPAGPVPTAAERELLAKWDQLPADKRAAKATHH